The window CGGAAGCCCATTGAGGAGAACGCGCGAAGAGGAAGATGAGAGTAGAGCGGCAATCCAATTCCGGAATTTGCAAGGGAACCCCTTGCGTTGTAATAAGTCGAGGATGTATTCCCATTTGACCGAGtcgaaagcttttctaatgtcaagcttGAAGAGGAGGGCTGAAGTCTTGCGCTTGTGCAACGCTCGCAAAATTGCGCACAtacatgaagttgtcatggatACTCCTCTTCTTTATGAAAGCACTTTGGGCATTGGAGACGAGAACGTCCATGTGAGGGGCAAGCCGCAGGGAAAGAATCTTGGCGATAATCTTGGCCATGGCATGGACAAGACTAATAGGCCTATAGTCAGAGAATCCCTCCGCCCCCTCCTTCTTGGGCAAAAGCACCACATTGGTCGAGTTGAGCCATTGCAAGTGGGATGTGTGGAGCGAGTCAAAGCTCTGGATGACCCGCATGAGATCATGCTTAATAATTTCCCAACAACGTTTGAAGAAGATGCCCGTGAAGCCATCCGGCCCGGGAGCCTTGTCCCCCGGCATTGCTTTTATGGCCGCCAAAACCTCATCCTCAGTGATGGGATCACCGAGATCATCCAAGTCATGCGACTGGATATTAAGCTCATCCCAATTAAGGTCAACACAGCTCGTGCTTGCTCTTCCCATGACCTCGGCAAAGTGGTTATGGATGATGTCCTCTTTTTGCTTATGGTCGGTGACCCAGCCTTGTGCGTTTTTTATCCTATGGATGTGATTTTTCCTTCTCCTAGAGTTGATGCGGCGGTGGAAAATTTTTGTGTTAGCATCCCCGTCCTTCAGGTTCGCAATCCTAGCGCATTGGCTCTTTCTTACCCTCTCTAGAACCGCAAGACTGATCACGCGCCTCTTAAGCCTAGAGCGTAGGTCAAGCTCCTCCGGGGATAGTAGTCGCTCCTCTTGCGCAATGTCCAGGCGGAGGATGATGATGTTGGCTGCATGGAGCTGCACCTTGGCCTTGGAGAAGATACGCTTGCTCCACTGAGCAAGGCGGAGCGCCGTTTTTTTGAGCTTATGGTGGAGGACCTGGTACGGTTCAGAATGACTCACCCTCTCCGCCCAAGCATCAAGAACGACCTCGTGAAATCCGGGCAAAGATACCCAGAAATTCTTAAATCTGAATGTACGCGGGCGCCTAGGGCCCTTGTCATCAGCGAGCAACAGAGGGCAATGGTTAGAGAGGGAAGACGACAGGGCATGTAACAAGTGATTGTTGTGAGTGGTGTCCCACTCGGCATTGCAGAAGAAGGAATCAAGCTTGCACAATGTGGGATTGACGCGTTCGTTGCTCCAAGTGAAGCGTCTGTTCTGGAGGTGGATTTCCTTGAGTTCACAGGAATGAAGCGTCGACCGGAAGCGGTTAATTCTGCTCGTGTTGACGTTCCTCTTGTTCTTATTCCTGGCTCGATAAATTTGGTTAAAGTCCCCGGCAACCAACCAAGCCACATCCGTAGGTGGTTTGTGGTTGAGCAACTCCGCAAAAAAAGCATCTTTGCACGAGGAATCAGTGGGGCCATAGACCGAAGTGAGCTTGAAGCAGGAGCCAGAAGCACGTATACAGAACGTGGCAGAAATACAGTATGCAGAGGTGACAAAGTCGGAAGCATCAAGTAGATTCTCATCCCATAGCAATAGGATACCGCCCCTAGTTCCGTTCGCCGGACGCTGGGCAAAGCCACCCAGTCTGTTTCCCCCAAGTGACACAATGATGAATTTGTCGACAACACTCAACTTAGTCTCCTGAAGACAGACAAGCTGGCAGGAGGAGTCGGCAAGCGTTGCTTTAACAGTAGCTCTTCGGTCAGGGAAATTAAGCCCCCGCACATTCCAGCTAATTGTGTTTATCGGTTGTACTGTCATTGGAAAGTAAGGTGGCCCTGAGGTTTGGATGAAGCCCATGATGGGGGCGCACACATGCATGAACAAGATGGAAGCATGGACTAGCACAAGGCCAAATGGACGAAACCACGTACATAGTTGCACTAACATGAGCTATTGCCCTTGAACTGGTACAAACCACGTACAGAGTTGTAGTTCTTCCACAAACAGAGCTATTGCCCTTGAACTGGAACAGACCCTTACAAAACAACAGATGTTGCACTAACATGAGGAACAACGCACCCAGCAGCAGCTACTACAAGATCTAAACCTCAGGCGTTCACATCCAGCGAGCCCGCGTCAACATCTGCTCCCACAGTGTTGAGGACCCCTGCTCCACCATGCTCGATCAGAGCATCTTCCACTGCTGTAACAGCCCCATTGTCTAGCTCAAAGAACTCTCTCATGGCCACAATTACATCAGGAGGAAGCTGCTCTTTAAACTTTACAGCGAAGGCATCCAGGGTGGCAGTGGTGACGTCCTGCCCGTTCTTGATGATGCCCAGGCTGCGGCCAATAAACTGCTCAGCCGCCTGTGCCACCGACGTCATTGCTGCGAGGACAACAGGGCGCCTGATCCTCTGCAGGGAGAGGCCACTCACCTTGGAGATCTTCACGCCAGCGAGAGTTTTCCGGCGGGCTGTCGGCTTCCTGGGTGGTGTTGAAGCAGGGGAAGGAGGGAGATCCGGAGCACACATCAACAGCGCAGGTTGGCGAGCACAGAACAATGGCTCCGGGGGAGCCACCCCCCAGGCTTGGCACAAGCAGTTCAGCAAGCCCCGGCCGGCAACACATCATCATCTGCACGTTTACGAGCCCGTGGAGAGGTCGGGGTTCGCTGCAGGGGGCCACTGCTGAGGAGGGGTGGTGTAGGAGATGCCTCAAAGCCGGGAGGGCGTACTGGCGAAACGTGGAGGAGGGGGCTCAACATGGAGACCGGCGAGCAAAGCTCAATGAGTGCTGGACTCCTCTCTTGAATGGCCTCTGTAGCAGCCCTAGCCTCGTCATGCTTGGAGGGGGGTGGTGAGCGGAGCACGGACGTGGGGGAGAGGGGCGGCGAAGCCGGAGGAGTGCGGGCGTCCCTTGAGTCCCGCCTGGCACTACCAGGGCGCGCGTGCCTAGACGGGCTGCGACCACGAGCCTCCACAGGAGCAGCCAGAGCCATGGCCGGAGGGGCTCGACCCATCTCCATGGCGCTAGCCTCGGGGTTGCAGTTGGCGCCGGAGCCCAAGAGGATAGGGGCGCCGGCCGGCAGGGGCGCCGGCGATGCAGCACGCCTACGGCCGTCGCGGTTGCCGCGGTGGTCAACCCTGCTTCCCCTGTCTTGGCCATGCCGCTGATCGTCGCGAGGCGCACGGGAATGGCTCCTGTGGGGACGTGCACCGCTGTCTTGACCTCCCCTGGACGCGTCGCGCCCGTCGCGGCGACGACCGCGGTCACCATCTTCATCTCGGTCGCGCCGATCCTGACGCACGGGACGGGAGACGCGCTCACGCCTGTCGCGAGCTTTGGCCTCGCCATCCACGATGTTGTAGCGCCACGTGAATGGCTTGGAGACCAGCCTGCCCGAGGAGGGATCCTCATGGATGTCGAGGTGTACGAGGACCCGATGCTCGAGTCCTTTCCTGCCGTAGATCGGAGCACCCCCGTTGCGAGCGGGAAGGGTGACCCAGCTCACTCGCGGGACCTTGCTAAGGCAGGGCGTCCATGCCCAGAGGCCCAGGACCTGGGTGTCCGTCTTCAACTTGGACGCGGGTTCGATGTAGTCGAGGGAGCACCCGGAGCCGACAGCATTGGCGACGGCGAGCTCATCCCAGGCATAGAGGGGGAGGCCCTCGAGGCATAGGCGAACGTGTTGGTCGAGGTCGACGTGCTCCGCGTGCGCCTCAAGCCGCCACGCCCGCAGCTGTAGCTTGGTGTCCCCGAACGGCAGCACACGACGGGAGGCGGCCAGCTCGGCGTGATGCTTGTGGATGAACCGCACGAGATACTTCTCAGGGTggtggaggacgacgaccacgtcaGGTTGCAGCGCCCCGAGCCTGTCAGCGAGGAACGCGGCCATCTCGTTGGTGGAGACTTGGCGGTCCCGGTCGAACCAGGCGACGACGGCGTTGGACTCCAGGAGGGCCATCTCCAGCTGCATGGCGGGGGTGTTGTGGATGCTGGCGGACACCTCCGGGCGGACGGAGTGGTCGCCAGCCCAGGCCGAGGTCGCAACAGCGGAGGCCATCGCAGCCGGCGGGGACGGGGACTGGTCGGCCTTCTGCAGGATCCGAGGCGGCGGAGGGGGTGGCGTTGTGCACTGCCTAGGCGTGCCGGGACGCAGATGAGGGCGCGGGGCATGGAAGCAGTCGCGCGCCCAGTGGCCCGAGCGAAGCAGCGCCTGCAGGTGACGGGGTTTCGGCAGTCGACGGCCCGGTGTCGGTGGCCAAGGCAGTGGAAGCAGAGCCCCTTTATCCACACAGGGGGAGGAGCGCGCGCAGTGAATGCCCCAGTTGGATTGGCCGGCGAGCGTGGCCGCCGTGATTTGACCTCAACCCATGGCGCGGTCTTCTCAACCTCGAGCCCCGCGGCCGCCGCGCCGCACGGCCTTGATTGCTCAGCGGCATCCTGCACTGGCGCAGGCCGAAAGCAAGCGAGCCATCCCGCGGCAGAGCCTCCATTAAGATCCCTGGCGTCCGACGATATGGCGGTACGGGCAGCCCCAGCCGCATTGAAGCCGGTAGGTGGGGAAGCAGCGTTGGCGAGCAGGCCAGGAGGGGTTTCCAGCACCACCTGCACCTCATCAGCAGGGAGATGCGGGCGACCCGGGGAAGGAGGCGGAGGCGTGTCGAagttcagatctggatcgggcacacCTGGGAGCACCGGGGACGAGGCCTGCGAAGCAGGGAACTCCCAGAGGAGCTGCTGGGACGGGCGGTGGAGGCCGGCCAGGAGGGCAGCGGGAAGGGAGTGAGGTGTGGCCGACGACGCCGGAGCGAGCGTCGCCGGTATGGGCCGGTGGAGCGGTGGTGGGTTGGGAGCGGGCATGGTGGAGTACCTATATTGCACACTCGTAACGGAACGAGAGTGAAGTGTTCCCGGAGCCAGCCTTTGATGGCAGGCAGGAAGGAAAAGCATCTTTGTCAGAGAAAAGAAATTCCTCCGAAGAAGCAAGGGAGCTCATTGTGCAGATGGATTTCTGTcttttcgtactccctccgtctaggtgtgtaagtcaccttacgaaaaccaaataatcccaaaacacttaggcgcggtgcattaaattctacttcgttttttgtttcttgacatgtcaaccaataagagatgtggggtatgcatgcttttaatgacttgagactatcaaacacgacatgcagtggttagttcattgcatgcaatgctattaattagcaaatgaacattaagttttctcgttttTTCCTCctgcttggtcacagtgcacagtctaagatgacttactcacctagacggaggaagtaatGTCTTGTGTGGACCATGAGTTTTCTTCAAATTATACGACCATGAAATTCATGAGTAACTGGTGGTTGCACTTACAGAATACTTGCAGAGaagtatactactccctctgtgaaCTAATATAGGATCGTTTAGATTACTGATCTAAACGAtcctatattagtttacagagggagtagcattCAACAATATGCGTAAGAACTGAAAACCTCTAATGACACGACACCAAACAATACACACTGGCAGTTACATCATCATCTACTAACCTACAAGCAATACCGAGAAAGAAGTGCATGCATGTATGCATGAAGAAGGTTTACACAACCGAAGGGAATTTGATTGACAAAGCCCCCAGTGCCAATGTAAGTATCCCTTTCACCGCAGTGGAAATCCGTGACACGAACAATTTAACAACCACGCACGCCCACGTTAGCGTCCTCCAATTCAACATAAATATACGGGTAGCCGACTAATCTCCCTGTGAATGATGAATGATCCCCTCCTTGTGTGACGCATCCCACGAGTATCCATGTAATTCCATTTATGGCGacgaaaaatagaaaaaggaaaaggaagaaagagAGCAAAGGAGAGAAAGAGATTGGTTTAATTTGGTCGGGACCCCCACAGAGCTCCAGGTTTCGGGGGACACGTACGTGCAGGGTAATGGCACGGCCGCCGGCGGCGAGCTGAGCTCCTCACAGCTTGACGACGTCCGGGATGTGGACGGGGTAGCGCTGGATGCAGTCCTCCCAGGGCCCGTCGGTGGGCGTCTTGACGGTGCGGAGGCACTTCCAGACGGCGCTGTTGCACTTGAAGCCGCTGCCGAAGCCGATCTGCCACACGCGGTCGCCCTTGCGCATGCGGCCCTTGGCCTCGATGTAGGCGAGCTCGTACCAGAGCGAGCTGCTGGAGGTGTTGCCGAACCGGTGCAGCGTCATCCGCGACGCCTCCACGTGCCGCGGCGACAGCTCCAGGTTCTTCTGCAGCTCGTCGATGACGGCGCGGCCGCCGGCGTGGATGCAGAAGTGCTCGAACGCCAGCTTGAAGTCCGGGATGTAGGGCTTCCACTTGCTGTTGACCACCTTGCGCCCCACCAGGCGGAAGAAGAAGAGCAGCTGCTCCGACATGGGCAGCACCAGCGGGCCCATGGTGGTGATGTTGGACTTGAGCGCCTCGCCGGCGATGGCCATGAGCTCCTTGGACAGCGAGATGCCCGAGTGcccctcgtcgtcctcctcctcgtacACGCACCGGTACGCGCGGTCGTCCGCGCCCTTGTGCGTGCGCACCACGTGCACCAGCCTGTACTTGGCGCGCCGCGCCTCCCGCCGCCGGTTCGACAGCAGGATCGCCGCCGCGCCCATCCGGAACAGGCAGTTGGGCAGCAGCATGTCCCGCCGGCTCCCGTGGTAGAAGTTGGGCGTGATGATCTCCGTCGAGATCACCAGCGCGTTCGAGTTGGGATGCACCTGTGAGATCACATGATCAGATCCATACCCATATCGCAAGCTAGCTGGTGATCGAATCAATGGGTTTATTAGTACTTACCTGGAGCATGTCGCGCGCGAGGTCGATGGAGATGAGGCCGGCGCTGCAGCCCATGCCGGAGAGGTTGAAGCTGCGGATGTTGCTGCGGAGCTTGTACTTGTTGATGATCATGGCGGAGAGGGAGGGCGTCGGGGAGAAGAGGCTGCAGTTGACGACGAGGATGTCGATGTCCTTGGGCTTGAGCCCCGTGCGGCGGACGAGGTCGTCGATGGCGTTGAAGATGACGAGCTGCGCCTCGGCGCGGGAGGCCTCCATGCTGGGGTTGGGCGGGATGTAGTGGTTGGCCGGCGGGAGGCAGGTCTCCtccccgagccccgagcgctcgaggATGCGGGTCTGGAAGCGGAGGCTCCTGTCGTTGTTGGAGATGAGCTTGATGTGCTCCATGAAGGTGGTGAAGGGCACCCGGAAGCTGGGCGAGGGCTTGTAGCAGCAGTAGTCGACGAGGAAGACGGGCCTGGGGCGCGACATGAAGTAGACGGTGGCGACGAAGACgacgaggaaggcggagcagaggaTGTGCACGAGGtcgaggtggagggcgcgccagagCGCGAGCAGCTCGCCGGGGCCGAGGCGCGCCAGCTCGATCGCCGTGGCCGCCATGACCGGCACCAGCAGCAGCGCCAGGAAGTGGTTCACCAGGTACTGGTACCCCAGCTTCACGTACTTGAGCCTCACCGACCCGGCGAAGCCGCTCCCCAGCGCGCTCGGCATGACCGGTCCGTCGATCGGTGCTACTTAGGGGCGAGTCTCTAGCCCGGCCCGCGCCCGCACGTCACGGCTCGCGCTCTGGCTCCGTCCCGCACGCCGCGCGCCACTGGCAGACCGGCCTGCCTGCCTGCTTCTGCGGCGCACCGCTGGGTTGGTGCT is drawn from Triticum dicoccoides isolate Atlit2015 ecotype Zavitan chromosome 4A, WEW_v2.0, whole genome shotgun sequence and contains these coding sequences:
- the LOC119284962 gene encoding 3-ketoacyl-CoA synthase 6-like; translation: MPSALGSGFAGSVRLKYVKLGYQYLVNHFLALLLVPVMAATAIELARLGPGELLALWRALHLDLVHILCSAFLVVFVATVYFMSRPRPVFLVDYCCYKPSPSFRVPFTTFMEHIKLISNNDRSLRFQTRILERSGLGEETCLPPANHYIPPNPSMEASRAEAQLVIFNAIDDLVRRTGLKPKDIDILVVNCSLFSPTPSLSAMIINKYKLRSNIRSFNLSGMGCSAGLISIDLARDMLQVHPNSNALVISTEIITPNFYHGSRRDMLLPNCLFRMGAAAILLSNRRREARRAKYRLVHVVRTHKGADDRAYRCVYEEEDDEGHSGISLSKELMAIAGEALKSNITTMGPLVLPMSEQLLFFFRLVGRKVVNSKWKPYIPDFKLAFEHFCIHAGGRAVIDELQKNLELSPRHVEASRMTLHRFGNTSSSSLWYELAYIEAKGRMRKGDRVWQIGFGSGFKCNSAVWKCLRTVKTPTDGPWEDCIQRYPVHIPDVVKL